A segment of the Ammospiza caudacuta isolate bAmmCau1 chromosome 2, bAmmCau1.pri, whole genome shotgun sequence genome:
GAAAATTATGTGCTTCAGAACTTTCATGAAGAAATTTAATAGTTTGGTTACATTACAGGGAGGAATCTATcataaattgtatttctgaatttccttaataattttttaaattacccACTTAGTGTGTGAGTCACAGTGTGTCCCATCTCAGAGCTATGGCAATTTAAAGGTGTCTAATGAGAAATCCTTTTTGGACAAGCTACTCTAAGGGCCATTCAGAAAAGTTCTCCAGTGAATTCAAAAAGTTTGGAGGGATacagagcagggacacttcAAATGTGCATGAACAGGACTTGGGCATAACAACCCTGTGAACAGCTTCACTGTGTGTGTACCTGCACCTGTGTTGACAAACAGgagtctttcttttctttcttagtGTTGTCCCTCTgtctattaatttttaaaataaattttcatacAGTTTTCAAATCCTGTaagctttttttaattttttttctcctgcttttcccccctTATAACGCAGCAGGCTCTTTTTCTTTAGCTGTAGAAAGGGGTCCAGTCATCCTTCCCAATTCTGTTCTTGCTCTTCCTTGGTGTCCAAAGCCAAATCCTAGCACAGTCCCCTGCCTTGGCCTGACCTTATTTCCCCATGCAGCAGAGTCCTATCAGGAGCTGGCTTGCACAAGAAAATCAACCCTTTAAATGGTGAGAATTCCCTATGGATGTGTGCAGGCGGATAGTGGGAACtctgagggctggggatggtggcAGAGTACCCCAACTCTTATGTACCACATATTTGAGCCAAGTCTTGTCCTTGAAagtttttacatttatttttatttcttcatggCTCCATGTGTTCCGTTATATATCCTCTCAATATATAGAATACGTATGGAGGGCAAATATACTATGTTCTTTATTGTTTTCTGTGGAACTGTATCCTCTCGATTAGGCAGACACTTTAATATAATCCAGACTGCTTAAACTAGGTTACCTGAATATGATGATCCAgagagcattttaaaaattcagtgtaGTGCCCTGCACAAATACTTCTAAAAATTGTCACAATATCAAAACCTacaccttttctttttgccaAACTTTTCATAAGAAATAACAACCAGCCTACAGAGGAGACACAGTGGACCATTATCATGGTGCTAAAGCCTCAGCATTGAAATCAGAAGCAGGGACACCATTGACTCCCTGTGCAGGCACTTGTAAGGCACAGTTCATCTGACCCACCTGGTGGGGGATAATTGGTCCCTCCAAGCTCCAATTCTGCCAACTGACTATAAAAACACTCTAGACAGCTGTCTCAGAGCTAGGCCTTTATGTTATCTGGAACTAGTTGAAGACATTTTAACCAGAATggctactgaaaaaaaaaaaaaaaaaaaaaaaaaaaaaagaaaatttaaaataaaacaaaaaggataaaagacaatttttttttttttcccctggggaGAAAAAATCAGATCCTTTATAGTACATAGGTCAAAAATAGTCACCTTAAGAAAGCAGTGAAGCTGTATGTAatgtaaattatatatttaGGCAGTCAGATGAGAATATTCTTTGTGTTCTACATATGTGAATAAGCCTAAACTGCTGGGCTGGAAAGGCACACTTGATTTTGTAGTGGAGAAATAATGATAATCAATTTCAATAATCTTGAAATACCAACATATAAAGTGAAAAATTTACATCAAAATTTACACAAGAAAATACCCCAGACTTGAATAGCCTTACCTTGAACACATATCCAAATCTGTTTTACTACACAACATTATAATTTATCACACAGTAAAATATAGttattttccatggaaaaataaaagatataTAGCTTTAGGTGTTATTGATATTAGGTATAAATAAAAGTCATACTCAAAGCATGGTCTTCAAATTAGCAGTGAAATCTTACTAATTTGTATACAGCAGAAAATTATACCTGAAAAtcacaaaatgtttttaaactgCTTGAGGATTGCTGCAATTACTTTTGTAGCAGCTGCTTTTTGTCCTGAAAAGGGATTTCTGTTCAGCTGACTTCTGTCCTCAGTGTCACACTACTTTTATTCTACAAGAGGGAAAAGGGACAAGTAAAATGCATATTTGTATCCAGAGGAAGAGTCTCAGGCACAGCCTAGTGCTGTTGCTTTAAAAGAGTTATATTTTTGCATCAGGCACTGCTCCCCCCTGCATTTGTATCTGCATTTGTGTGTTTATGTGTCTCTAAATGCACAAATGATAAGTAGCTACATCGTTTACATTTTTATGGCTGGAGCCCTTGATTGAATTTTCATAATGCCAGGAGGGCCCATTCGGGATTCAGGTCCTGCTGTGCAAATACTCGCTGAGACATCTGCCCCAAAGAGCTTGTAACTCTAAGAGGATAAGATGTGGCAGGAGAAATAATTAGGGGGAGATGCAGTGACTCTCTGTGGTTACATGGGGGGTCATTCCGCTACAGGATCAGAACAAGTCTTTGTGCTTGTCTGGCACTGATTTATTGGTGAATCAGCAGCACCATTCTGGTTTTTTATCCTGGGCTCACAGCCAAACTGTCCCTCCCTCTTGTGCTCAAGGCACAGCGTCACGATGTCCCCAGCCACACCTGAGCTGCACAGCAATATCAGCCCCTTCCAGAGAAGACCCCCAATGCCACAAATCCATCCTGGTTTTCCACATGCACATTTCAATTCATGTAAGGAAAagattttgctggttttgggtttctttttgaGGTAGgagtgagaaagaaaacatttccctgCTATGGCCTTGTTTCTCCATCACACCTAAAAGGGAGGGCAGGTAAAAGGAAGCTCTCAAACTTCTCTGTCTTTCTCCAAGGAGACATTACCAGGAACCACCAAGGAGCAGTGAGTTCTGGCATGTCTCTACATGCCACCCTTCCCAGCTCTACAGGTCCACCTTCCACAATGCTCCCAAAACATTCCCAAATGTTTTCCACAACCTTCCCAAAACACCAGCATCTCTGTGCCTCAGGTCCAGGCCCTGATCTCCAACATGCAGCCATagctgagcagggaaggagggataTTATCTTTGGATCTGGATCAAGTGACATGAAAAGCAAGTCACAGGAACGTCTCTGGACCCCCACCCTCTCTGGGGCCAGGGTCATTCTGAAAATTAGATGCCTGCATTTGCTCAGGACAAGAAGTGTTGGTTTGCACTGGTGATTCTTGCAGAAATTTTGTTCCTCTGTGTTTGCATTAGTTgtcagccctgctgccttggGGATGAGCCAGATCATGACTGCTGATGCACTCAgttcagcccctctgtgggcaATGGAGGTACAATCATGATGGTACAAGTGCAGCCATTTGGCCAGTTTCTCCCACATTTTTGTATCTCTGGTGAGAAACTGCCCAGCTGATCAGAAGAGTGAGCAAAACAGACTGCTTTCTTAAGACCTGCTGAAGTCACTTCTGAAGATCAGTAGGAGCAAAACCTTCTGTTGTGGTTGTAATATGCAGCAATGAGAATAAATGCTGCATATTGGTGTGATTGTCCTTTGTACCTCCCCGGCAGAATTATGTAAAATTCCAAAATCCCTCACATCCTCATTTTCTGCTACTGTACAAAACCATTATTTATTTACAGTCTCAAGAAGTGGGCCCATGGGAAACTCAAGAGTTTCAACAGGGCCAAGTACAAGATGCTACACCTGGGTTGAGGCAGCCTCCAGTACCaacacaggctgggggatgaagatattgagagcagccctgctgagaaagATTTGGGGTGCTGGTTACTGAGAGGCTAGTCATGATCTGGCAATGTGAGCTGGCAGTCCAGAAACCCAAATATATCGTGGGCTGCACCAAAAAACTGTGGCTATCAGGACaaggaggtgattctgcccccTACTGCACCTCcatgagaccccacctggagtgtTGGATCCACCTCTGGGGCTCCCAGCATAAGAAGGGTGTCAacctgggaggtgtccctgctcatggcaggttAGACTAGGTGGCCTCTAAAGGTCCCTTTCAACACAAACTCttctaatattttattttggtgtTGTCACTATTCCTGTCAGTCTGGCCCAGCACATCATAGGAATTTGGGAAGGCTTTAGACAAGAGTTTCAAAATGTCAACATAATTTGTGGCTAATGCCTGAGTGCCTGTGGCCAATTAGTGCTAATGTTCTCAACCTAGTGCATGCGCTTTCTTTAGTTAAGTCATCCCTGCCTCTGTCCCTCAGGGTTTGCATATGCAAACCCCTAAGCAGCCACAGAGGTTGGGAAGTTGATGTTTGGGTAGGTAGTTTTAAAAAGTGGAAATCCGCTGATGGATCTGTGGGGAAATTCTAGGTGCTTATTTGCATTCAGTTTTTACATGTAGAACAAGAAAGGTTACTGGCAGTCATAGATTTTCAGTACAGTGCTTATATAATGGCATGTTTAATTGAGGCTCAGGTTTACTCCTTGGCAATGGACACAGCTGATAAATTGGCATAAGCTTCTTGTCCTCCACCTCTGATGCAGGGCCAAAGAGCATTTTGTATGTCCTTCCTTGTGTGGTTACACTTCTAAACCAAGTGTAACCATCTGACTTGGTTTTGTGGGTTGGTTTACAAAGTCTTTGTGTGCAGGgccttccctccccacagctgtgctgggcaggtgGACTCATATGTCCTGCCTTTGTGGGGCCTGCAGAGGTATCCCAGAGCATAAGCTGCCAGACAAATATgaaaactatattaaagaagcaaaaggaaaattaattcataGAAGATGAGAGTATCACCAGAGTTGATAtggtttttcttcccctccccGTTTCATTGTCCCTTCtgccctcccacacacacacaagtcaTTGGAAAGTACAGGGCATTTCATTAGGTAGGCTTGGACTATCTGCTGGGCTCTTTAAGAATTCTTAAAATGGACATTTCTGTCTTCTCAGAGGTAGGGATCAAATGAAGTTTGTGCACCTTACAAAGCCAGCCTTGTTCTCTTCTTCAGTGGCACTGTTGCGAGGTCCTGGAGCCCCATGTTGCTATCGGGGTATGCCAAAAATCTAAGTATCAAGATATGGCAGCAATCTGCCACTGTCATGCTGAAAGCAGCCCCTGGGTTTCTCTTTGAAATGGTTTCTCCCTTGTTTGTGTAAAAAGGTTCACAAAGTTGTcgatgcctcatccctggaaaacATTTTAGGCATCTTCCGAAAGAATACATAGCCTGGAGGTATGACCAAATGAGTGTGCTGAGTAATTGGTCCAGAAAACATCAAGTAGAGCTGAAGATGGGCTAATACAGAGCTTCATTTAAAGATGAAAGCAAAACCTGCCAACATATTGTTGCAAAACCAGAGACAGTTCATTTTCTATCTCAAACACCAAGAACCACACTCCATATTGCAGATATTAAGGTAGGACTTGAGTTAATAAAACTTAGGTGTTGATATGCAGTACAGTCTTAAAAGCTGATGTATAAGCCtgattttactttaaaaaaaccctaaaacttGGTGGTTTTTTGCTAGAATaacatgaaatgaaaaaacaGCTAAAATGCCATGTTCATCGTTGCCTTCTCGTGGTGTATCTGCTGTGTCTGGTGTCTCAGGAGCAAGTACTTGAGAGCAGCGCTGCAAGTGTAGTGCCCCTCCTAGAGTGTTAAAATCAATGCAGCATGTGTTGAGAGAGGCATTTTCTTTACATCTTTTGGATGGTTGCATCATGCAACATCTCTAACAGCTAGCTCCCTTCTTCACCCTAAGACCTCATCCACAATTTGAGGCTGGACAGTGATCTCAGGGGAAatcatgctgtgctgtgcagaagtTTTTGAAGTCACCTTTATGAGTAGTTAAGGGTGGATTAAAATACAATGGCCTATTTTGGGAGCAGAATGGCTTCCTCCTCTGATTTCTGACAGAGTATTTTCTTCACAGGCCATCTTCTGCCCTAGCCCAGAGGAATGCTCTTGTTGCTTTCCCCATCTTGCTCCTTCTTATGTCAGGGATGGTTTCTtacctcctctccctccctcagcaagcctgctgctttctgtttgCTCTTGTTCTTCccaagctggctgcaggatAGGCAGGAAATGGGTTCCCCTGTGCCACAGGGGAGTCACAGGCTGTTTGCCAGGCACTCAGGCATGTGCTTAATGGGGGTGGTGCCCTGGTGGTCTTGGTCTGGTGTCACTTGGACAGCAGCCCATACATACAGGGGTTGGATAAGGAGAAGGGTCCCATGAGAAGCTTGAGGCAGTACGTGTTCCCACTGATTAATGGACATTTTGGGGTAGAGAGCAAAAGTAATGAAACATGAAATAAGGCTGTTATAAAAATGTGTTGTAGGATTCACTCTGTGATCATACTTTTGGACTCTGAATATTACATTGCTAATATTTTTGTATTGCTGTTGGCCAGGATATTTCAGCTGGTACTGGGACCTCTCTAGATAGATCTTCAAGTATTGGACTCATGCTTTTCTACAAGTCTATTTCCCCCACCCCGAGACAGCCCATATTTCCTGTAATATATGCTATTACTTAAAGCTGTTCCTTACTTGGTGTGACTAAGAAGAGCTTCACTGAATAATGTAATgggcaaaaattattttgatttcctATGAACTGTGGAAAAGGATTTGGAGTGGTGAATGAAAAACAAGCCAGCAGTGCATGCTCACAGCCAGCCATATCCTGGGCTGCCTCAAAAgaagtgtggccagcaggagattctgcccctctgctccactcTCATGagacctggagtgctgtgtccaggtctGGAGCCCCAAAACTGGATAGAGTCCAGAGGCAGACCATGAAGataatcagagggctggaacacctctcatataaggaaaggctgagattGTTCAGCCTGTAGTAGAGAAAGTTCAAGATGACCAGATGACCTGATCGCAGCCTTTCAATGCTTAAACAGGGGCTTATAGGAAAAATGGGAGGTACTTTCAGTAGGGACTTTACCAATAGGAAAAGGAGTAATGGTTTAAAACTATAATAGGGCCTagattagatataaggaagaaattttttacaaTGAGGATGGTATAACACTgtcacaggctgcccagagaggtagTGGATGTCCCACCCCTGAAAACTTTCAAGATCAGGCTGGATatggctctgagcagcctggtctagttgaagatgtccctttGCAGGGGACATCTCATTGCAGGGGGACTGACTCTGtggcctttaaaggtcccttccaagaaAAACTGCTCTATGATTCTGCAGATTCCATATCAGAAGTGTGGAAAATCCTTGTGAGAGTGATCTTGTATTGCCCCGCCATCACTCTTCAGGCAATCACTAAAGGCACTGAATGGAGCCTTACTGTGTAAGCTGCACTTTTAGCAACCTCTGGAGAGTGATCCATCCCAGTCAGTaccagagctgtgcctcagctcCTTAAAAGCAGGCACGAACATTTGAGTCTGTGTCTGATCTACTTACCTTTTGCGGTCAGTGGAGAGAAACAGGCACTTGTAGGTCACAATTCACCTTGTCCAAATGCAAACATCAAGAATAATTCAGTGAATCATACTCTAAAACGGCCTATTTCTTCCCATTATAATGGAAAATTATAAAATGAGGACAAGGTGATTAGCTATATGCATACCTTTACCCTGTCAATGTCTCCAGGGAGGTGAGATGAAGCACTTCCAGGCCTAAGATGGGTTTTGATCTCCAGAGGGTCTTACCGCTCTTCATGGCTTAGGAAGAAAGACAGACAGGTCTTTTGCTCAGACTACACTTATATTTTAagttaataaaattaatttaggaTTACTCCCATCCTCAATCTGTATCTGCCACTAATAGactaatattttttcccagaacTGCCCATTCTCCAAAAGATCTACCATGGACTCAGGAAGCAACCTCAGAAACATTTCTGAGAATTTCACACTTTATTTattagtattttatttaaaactttttatttttaatcataaATTTTCTCCTTTGATGATCAGTTTGTAACCCAGAACAGATTGACTCTCCTTTGGCACTAGCTGGGTTAACCTGAGTACTCTAATGGCAGGGAGGTTGTGCCTGGCTGGTTGAGGGCAGGTTTAAATCCTTCCTCCGTAAATGTTAAATTGCATCAATCTCTTCTACTTCAAACACTTGTTTGTCCAAAACTTGAAGAGCGAGAGTATTGCCTGCTGGAAATTATCCCCTGACACTACATAGAGCAGCAAATTTCCAAAAGTATTTAATGCTGCTAAAGGTTTAGTTATAGTAAACATTAAAAGGACAGTTTTCTTCAAGTGGCAGCTAACTGGCTGTACTCGGAGCTCCAGATGAATCCCCTTGAAGACATGGAAGGGGAGGAAGCACACATAGAAGACCAGCAAGAGGAGAACAGTGAGCCTGCGAGCCTTTTGTTTGTAGCTAGCCTGCGTGTGCAGCCCAGTGGCCAAGATGCCAATGATGAGCACGTAGCACAGGGTCACCGTCAGCaagggcaggaggaaggcaAACACAGTCAGTCCCCAGTTGTACCAGCGACTTGTGACGAAGTCCTCAGCAGCAACCAGGTCTGGGCAGATGGTCTTGTTCTGCCTGTCTCTTGGGGAAATCAGGACGACCAAGGGGCTGAGGGCCCCCAGGGAAATCATCCAAATGACTGCACAAGTCACCACTGCCCATCTCTGCTTCCGGAGGAAAAGGGATTTCATTGGGTACACAACTACCAAAAAGCGGAAGATGCTGAAGCAGCTAAGGAAGATAATACCACTGTACATATTGAAGTagaaacaaaactgaataaACTTGCACATGAAGTCTCCAAAAATCCAGTCATTTCCATTGGCATTGTAGTGTATGAAGAAAGGAAGTGTGACTACATACAATAGATCAGTGATAGCCAGGTTTAACATAATGatggtgctgcttttccagggcCTCATCTTAAAACAGTAAACAAAAATTGTCGCAATGTTTCCTGGAAAGCACACCAGGAAGATTAGGCTGTAAAGGATGGCAACATACAATTGCACCTGTAAGAAATCTTCATCCTTGCAGCTTGTCAATAGGTCTGCAGGGCTGGCCTGAGCAGTAAAATTGCTGCTGCATTCAGATGCCATGTTTGCAGAAGTCTCCTTAAGAcaaaaaatcagatatttaGTTTTAATTGGTTTGTTGGAACAAATGTTGCCAGTTAAACCTTTTGTTGCTGGAGAAAATGTACATTTGAGAAGGCACAGTAGTGAGTGAAAATAAGGATTTGCTAATGTACCCAGTCTGACCTAGATAACACCATTGAAATGTTTAATTTcaccttttcctctcttttacatttaattttgataattattaattttactCTTTCTTTGTTTAGCCTCCTTCATTGAAGAAGACAATTACTGCTTATCTGCAAATCTTCGGGAGTAGGCAGCACACATTCAGAGAGCTAGAAGGAGTTTGGGCTTAGATTTTGTAAGTGAACTAGTCTTAACCTTTCAGAAAGTAGAACCATATCCATAGATTATCTTCACCACTCTGAGCTAATCAGTGTTTTGTGCTCATGGAACAGAGATGTCATTCTGCTTTCATGAAAGCCAAACAATGTTAGGTTTAGTTACAGATCTCAGGACCTAATGCTCCTATAACCTGACAGATTGTTCCCTGAACATGATTTTATTCTCTTGGAGTCATCAGAGTATAAAACTAGGATAAACTTTTTGATTTGGTGTTTTGGAgggttgtttttggggggagaGGTGTTATtgtgctttggtttgttttttttaaatgaagctCCACAGTGGCATAAAATTGATTTAATTTGTTAAAGACTGTTCCCTCtcaaaggcagaaggaaaatggaaagcaCAGAGGGAATGCTTGTTCCCCATTCTATGCCAATGGGAACCAGGTAAACTTGTCTCTGAAATGATTTCTTGTCTGACATAGCCAATTTGGATCTCTCCACAGGGATTTAAAGACATAACATTTCTTGGTAGTGTTTTAACCTGAAAAAATGGTAACCAAACATAAAAACCATCTAACTTCAGGTATCAGAAAGTTAAATGCTTAAATTGAAGCCAGTCCTCCTAAGCCCCACTTTATCATCAAAGGAGA
Coding sequences within it:
- the LOC131554809 gene encoding 2-oxoglutarate receptor 1-like, which produces MASECSSNFTAQASPADLLTSCKDEDFLQVQLYVAILYSLIFLVCFPGNIATIFVYCFKMRPWKSSTIIMLNLAITDLLYVVTLPFFIHYNANGNDWIFGDFMCKFIQFCFYFNMYSGIIFLSCFSIFRFLVVVYPMKSLFLRKQRWAVVTCAVIWMISLGALSPLVVLISPRDRQNKTICPDLVAAEDFVTSRWYNWGLTVFAFLLPLLTVTLCYVLIIGILATGLHTQASYKQKARRLTVLLLLVFYVCFLPFHVFKGIHLELRVQPVSCHLKKTVLLMFTITKPLAALNTFGNLLLYVVSGDNFQQAILSLFKFWTNKCLK